The window TCGATGCGGCGACTCGCATTGAGCCGGTCGATCTCGGCGAGAAGATCCTCCTTCGTCGTCGTTTCGGGCAAGGCGATCAGAGCGGAGAAAAAGCCGAGCGCCTCGCACGCACGCTCCTTGTTGCGCACATAAACCTCGGATGCCGGATCTTCGCCGACGATGACGACGGCAAGCCCCGGCATCCTGCCGAGTACGGTGCGCAAAGCCAGCGCCTCCTCCCGCGCCTCGTCCTTGATCTTTTGGGCAAAGACCTTGCCTTCGAGCAATCGGGCTGTCATATTTCACTCCCCCATCAAACGTACAAGCTCGCCACGGTAAAGATGAGCATGGCGATGGAAACGATGCCGTTGCGCATGAAGTAGCGCTGCGTGACGCGGCTGTAGTCGTCAGCACTCACGATGCGGTGCTGATAGACGAGCGTTCCTGCCGCGACACCGACACCGATGAAGTACGGCCACTGCAGTCCCATGAGGATGCCGAGACCATAGAAGCACGCGATACTCGCGGCGTGCACGAAGCGGCAGATGACGAGTGCGCCGTGCGCCGTGAACTGCGTCGCCAGCGAGTGAAGCCCCTCCGAGCGGTCGAACGCCTCGTCCTGCGAACCGTAGACGGCATCGAACGCGCCGATCCAGAGCGCCACGGCGACGCAGAGGACGACGGCGGGCAGAGGAATCTCTCCCGCCACCGCGACCCAGCTGCCCGCTGGCGCCATGGCGATGGCGATTCCCAGCACCAAGTGACACAAGAATGTGAAGCGCTTCGTATACGGATAGATCAGGAACGGCACGACGGCGACGGGCAGAAGCCAAAGACAGATCGGCCTGAGCTGCGCCACCGCCAAGATGCAAACGATGAGATAAAAAACGATCGAGAGTTTCGCCTCGCGCGGCTTCAAGTCGCCGCGCACCATGGCGCGTGAGGCGAGCCGCGGCTGCTTCTTGTCGTACTTTAAGTCGGCGAGGTTGTCCAAGGCGAGCGCCGCGCTCCTCGCGCCCGCGATGGCGACCGTGATCCAGACGAGATCCATCACGGGCGGCATCCCCCCCGCCGCCAAAAATGCGCTCATGTAGGCAAACGGCAGAGCGAAGACGATATGATGGAGCGCGATGTTGTTGATGTGCGCACCGAGTTTAGCCAAGTCCGAGTTCCCTCCACTTCGCATCGACACGCGCCTTGACCTCGTCCGTCATGACGATCTCATCGGGCCATTCGCGCGTATGCCCCTCTTCTGGCCACGACTTCGTCGCATCGATGCCGAGTTTCGTGCCCCACTTCGCCATCGGCGAGGAGTGATCGAGCACGTCGAGAGGCCCTTCGACCATCTCCAGATCGTATTTCGCGTCGATGTTGTTGAAGACGCGCCACCAGACTTCCTTCATATCCTGCACGTTCACATGCGCGTCGACGACGATGATCATCTTGCAGAACATCATCTGCCCCATGCCCCAGATCGCGTGCATGACGCGGCGCGCCTGCATCGGGTACGTCTTCTTGATGGAGACGACGCAGCAGTCATGGAACACGCCTTCAAGCGGCATATTGATGTCGACGATCTCGGGCACCATCTGCTGCAGGAGCGGCAGGAAGATGCGCTCCGTCGCCTTCGCGAGGAAGCAGTCCTCCATCGGCGGCTTGCCGACGATCGTCGCCGGATAAATCGGATTCTTGCGGTGCGTGATGCAGGTGATGTGAAACACCGGGTAATCGTCCGCCAGAGAATAATAGCCCGTGTGATCGCCGAACGGCCCTTCGCGGCGGCGTTCGCTTTCCAGCACATAGCCCTCCAAGACGATCTCGCTCGTCGCAGGCACCTCAATGTCGACCGTCTTGCACTTGACAAGCTCGACCGACTTGTGACGCAGAAAACCCGCGAAAACCATCTCGTCGATGTCGCGCGGCAGGGGTGCCGTCGCGGCATACGTGAGGACGGGATCCGTGCCGATGGCAACGGCGACCTCGATGCGGTCCTTGCCCTGCTCCTGTGCCGCACGGAAGTTCTCCGCGCCGTTTTTATGAATATGCCAGTGCATACCCGTCGTATTCTTGTCGTATTTTTGCAGACGGTACATGCCGACGTTGCGCTTGCCCGTCTCGGGATTCTTCGTAAAGACGAGCGGCAGCGTGATGAAGGGGCCGCCGTCCTCGGGCCAGCACTTCAAGATCGGCAGGATGTCGAGCGACGGATTATCCATCTCCACGACTTCCTGGCACGGCGCTTTCTTAACGTACTTGGGGAAGTTCACCGCCTTGCGCATCTTCGGGATGAGCGTGACGAGATCCATCTTGTTCGCGAGCGAGATCTTCGGCAGACGCATGAAATCGCGCAGATCATCGGCGATCTCGTCAAGACTCTCGACCCCCAGAGCGATGCTCATGCGTTCCATGCTGCCGAAAGCGTTCATGAGCACGGGCATGTCGTAGCCCTTGACGTTCTCGAAGAGCAGCGCGACGTTCTTCTCGCCCTCCATCTTGGAAACACGGTCGGTGATCTCGGTGATTTCGAGTTCGGCGTCAACCTCCGTCTTGATGCGGCGCAAAAGCCCGCGCGATTCCAGTTCCTCGATAAACTCGCGTAAATCCTTGAAAGCCACGAATATTCCTCCTTATTTGCGCAAAACAAAACGAACGATGACGTAGCTGATCTCATAGAGGAGGATCATGGGCACGGCGATCATCGTCTGAGAAAAAACATCGGGTGTCGGGGAAATGACAGCGCCGATGACGAAAGACAGAAACACCACGATGCGCTGCTGCTTCCAGAGAAAGGCAGAGCCGACGAATCCGAGCTTCGCGAGAACCACGATGATAAGCGGCAATTCAAAGATGCAGCCAAACGGCAGGATGAACGCCAGCACAAAGTCAAGATACTTTCCTAAGGAAAAAAGCGGCTCCAGATTGTCCGTGCCGAAGCCGATGAAGAAGCGGATGGCGGCGGGCAATACAAGGGTGAAGGAAAAGGCGATGCCGACGACGAAGAGCACGACGGAAAGCGGCACGATGAGGAGCAGCGCCTTTCTCTCGCGCACGGTCAAGGCCGGCAGGATGAAGCGCCAAATCTCGTAGAAGATGACGGGCAGAGCGAGCAAAAAGCCGCCAAAGACCGCAATCTTCAGATAGGTGAAGAACGCCTCTGCCGGCTGCATGTAGTAGAGTTTTCCCGCAGGCGCCGTCAAGCAGCGCATGATCTCGTCGATGTAGAAGTAGGCGACGCCGCTTCCGACGGCGACGGCAGCAATCGAATAGATCAGCCGCTTCCGCAGTTCTTCGAGATGCGCGATGATGGACATGCTGCCGTCCCTGCGCTCTTCCGGCGCCTGCTGCCCCGCTTGCTCTCGCGGCTCAGACAGCTGCTGCATCGGCGACTCGGGCGGCTGCTGCATCGGCGGCTCGTGCCCTGCCTGTCCATCGTTCAAGCCTTGCGGCTGCTCATGCTTTTCGTACGTCATTTTTCGCTCTTCTCATCTTTTTTAGCAAGCGTCGACGACTCGGGCGTGACGTCGACGGTGCTCTTTTCGCCTTCGTCCTTGCCTTCCTTGAACTCCTTCACGCTCCTGCCGAGCGCCTTGCCGATCTCAGGCAGTTTGCGCGGGCCGAAAATGATGAGTGCAACGAGGATAATGGCTCCAAGCTCATAAAGGCTCAGCATTTTCTATCTCCCCTCGCTTTCCTGCTTCTTCGCTGCATCGCCTTCTGCGGCAGTCGTCTGCGCCCCATTCACCGGCTCGGGTGCAAGCGGCTGCTGCCCCGCCGGTGGTTCGGCAATCGTCTGCATCGGCGGCTGCTGCACACTCGGCGGCGCGGCGCTTTCGATCGGCTTATTCACGTCGGACATCAGATTGTTCGTCGCCTTTTTGAACTCGCTGAGACCCTTGCCAACGGCACGGCCGATCTCGGGCAATTTGCCCGGACCGAATACCACGAGCGCAATGATGAGAATGAGGATGAGCTCAGGAAAGCCCAAATTAAACATAGCTTTTCCCCCTTAAAGAACTGCACAAAGCAGAACTTGCATATTTCAAGCAAAACTTACGATTCGCGCTTCGCGATGTAGTCCGCCGCCTTGCAGAAGGTATCACGCACCTTGTCGGGCAGAACGGCAGGCAGAGCCTCCTTCGCCTCGATCAGGAACTCGCGCACCTTGGCACGCGCATATTCGATGCCGTCGGAAGCACGCACGATGGCGAGTGCGCGCTCGACGTCTTCGCGCGTCATCGAAGGATTCGTCACGATGGAAAGAAGTTCTTCGCGTTCGGAGCTGACCTCAAGCGCACGAATCACGGGCAAAGTCACGATACCCTCATGGATGTCGTTGCCCGCAGGCTTGCCGATCTTCTTCTCGTTCGAGGTCAGGTCGAGAAGGTCGTCCGTGATCTGGAACGCCATACCGACGTACTTGCCGTAGGCATGAAGCCCCCGTTCCGCCTCCGCGCCGAGATTCGTCGCGATGGCGCCAAGCTCGCAGCAGATGGCGAGGAAATTCGCCGTCTTCTTCGCTATGCGCTCATAATACTCCTCGACATCACGCGAGGCGCGATAAAGTTCCTTGTTCTGGATGATCTCACCCGAACTCAAATCCATGATGAGCTGCGCGATACGCCTCGAAACGCGCTCGCCGAAGCCGTTCTCAACGATGAGAAGAAACGCTCTCGCGAAGAAGTAGTCTCCCGAGAGAATCGCCTGTTGATTGCCCCACATGGCATTTGCCGTCACCGCGCCGCGCCGTGTATCGGCATGATCGAGCACATCGTCATGGACAAGCGACGCCATGTGGATCAGTTCGAGTGCAACGGCTAGCGGCATCATTTTTTTCGCGTCAAAATCCTTGCTGGAGCGTGCCGCAAGCAAAAAGAGCGCAGGGCGCAGCCTCTTGCCGCCGGACTTCACAAGATGCGTGCCGATCTCCGTGATGCGATCTACAGGCGAGACGACCGCCTGCAGAAGCTCTTCTTCAAGCAAGGCAAGATCTTTCTTTATCAAGAGAAACATCGAATGGATGAACATCCCATCACCTACATGCCTACAATTTCATAATGCTCTCATAAGTGTACACCATTCAAGCATTTTTGTCATGAATTTTCTTTTTGGGAGCAGTGCTAATCGATTTTCTCATCGAGTTCCCTTTGCTTCTCGATGAGATCGGCAAGCGAGACATGATCAATGACGTCCTTCATTGCCTCATGCAGCTTTTGCCACAGAAGAAGCGTTGCACATCGTTCGTGCCTTGGACAGTCGTTCTCCTCCATGTCCATACAGGCAACGGGGGCGAGACTGCCCTCAATTAAATGCAGGATGCTGCCCGCCGTATATTCCTGCGGTGAACGCATCAAGCGATAGCCGCCCTGCGGTCCGCGGCTGCTCTTGACAAAGCCCGCCTTGTTCAGCACGGAGACAATCTGCTCCAGATACTTTTCCGAGATCTCCTGCCTTCGCGCAATATCCTTGATGCGCACAGGCTCGTTCTGCCCGTTCATGGCGATATCCATCATGAGCCGCAGCGCATATCGCCCTCTCGTAGAAATCTTCATTTCTTTTCCTCCGCTTGGATTTTTCCTGCGTTTCTCGTGGAAGCACGGATAAACTCAGAACTCTCTTGTATATCGTTCCTATATGATATGTTTATGCATGTTCTATTATAGCGCATTTTCTTCTCTCTGTCTCCCTTGCAAATTCCTGTGCATCCCTTATAATATTCTTATGAATACCATTCCAAGGAGGAGTCCATCATGCCAACACCACACAACTCCGCTGAAGTCGGCGATATTGCCGAGCGCATTCTGCTGCCTGGCGATCCCCTGCGTGCGAAGTACATCGCTGAAAACTTTCTCACGGACGCTAAAGAATACTCGCATGTGCGCAATGTGCTCGGCTATACGGGAAGCTACAAGGGCACGCCCGTTTCCGTGCAGGGCACGGGCATGGGCATGCCGTCCATCGCCATCTATGTGCATGAGCTGATCAACGTCTACGGTGTAAAGAAGCTCATCCGCGTCGGCAGCTGCGGTGCGCTCGCCAAGGATCTCCACATCCGCGATGTCGTCATCGCGCAGGGAACGACGACGGATTCTTCCATGCCGAAAAACATCTTCGGCACATCCGTCAACTTCGCACCGCTCGCCGATTTCTCGCTGTTAGAAAGTGCCGTACATCATGCGCGCGAAAAACATCTGCCCGTGCGCGTCGGCAACGTGCTGTCGCAGGATCGCTTCTACGACGACGAGATCGACTTCGCCAAACTCCTCAGCTACGGCGTGCTCGCCGCCGAGATGGAAACGGCGGCGCTCTACCTGATCGCAGCCAAATTCGACGTACAGGCGCTCGGTATCTTCACGGTCAGCGACCACATCACCTGCGACGAAGCGCGTGCAACGCCCGAAGAGCGCGAACGCTCCTTCAACGACATGATCGAGCTTGCCTTGGAAAGCATCCTCAAGGAATGAAAACAAAGAAGCCGCACGGCAACATGCTGTGCGGTTTCTTTTCGCTCTCATGCAAACAAAACCGTCCGCCATGTTCAAAAGGCGGACGGTTTTGTGTATGCAGCTTACTGATGCAAAGAGGCATACGACCAATCATTGACGCCCAGCATGCGGATGGAGATTCTCATGCCGGCAGTCGTCGGATGCAGAGACAGTGCGAAGTATTTCTCCGTACCGTGGTCGTTGATCTTGAAGATGCTGTCGAAGTGGTTTCCTACACCATAGAAACTCAGGAACGTCATCGGATAGGTGTTGAACGTCCCATTGCGGAAAAAGGCGACGAGGTTATTGTCAGCGTCGTACCAATGACCATCAAGGTAATCATAGGCGCTGTCGGGCACTTGGAACCATTCCTTGTGGACGTTGACGCCGTTCAAGTGTACCGTCGGGCGGAAGAACGGGTTGTTCTTCTCCTTGTCGTTTGCCGCCGCATTGGAATATTCGACGGGCACGTTGCGGAAGCCGTTCGGTTCCTGCACCTGCACGGCCGCAGCAAAATTGCCGGGGCTGCCCGCCATCGTGATCATATCCATGCGGAAGGTATTGAGCCTGCCGTCGCGCACGATGGCAAAGAGATTGCCGTTGTCGTCGTACCAGTTCCCCTCAAGGAGATCCAACTCGGAATATGCGTGCGCCTGCGGCGTCGCCAAGAAGAGCGAACACGCGAAAAGCGCAGCAGCAAGGAATTTTTTCATGTTTTCTGCCTCCTGATTTCAAAATTATTGCCTACATCAAGTATTTTTATTCTTCATCAAGGCTTAAACTCCTGCTTCTTTGCCTAAACTACCCAAATTTTAAGGAAACGATGATAAGACGAAATCGCCCAGATTCGTGAAGATGGACGGCTGAATTTATCAGCGGTTCCTGAAGGAAGGAACTTTGTTCAACAGAAGAAGCGGTCGACGCGAATCACAGGATGATAGATTGGATGACGTTCCTCAATTTCCCGTGTAAGGAAGAAACGCACATCTTCGTTCGTCATCTTGCATGCAGGAGCAACTTCAACGTCAAAGATGAGTTTCTTGCCGCCGCCCTTTGCCGTCGTCATGCGAAAGTCATGGATGGATTCACCTAACTTGTTCTCGCGCATGATGGCCTCCACCTCTGCACGCGCACGCTCAACCTCGGGATCATCCGTGACGACGGGATCCATATGGACGGTCACGATGATGTGATACTTCCTGCGCAGAAGTTCTTCGACTCCGTCGATGATCTCATGCGCTTTGAGGAAGTCCATTGAAGCGGGCACCTCGGCATGCACCGAAGCGAAGATGCGCCCTGGGCCGTAGTCGTGGATGATGATGTCATGCACGCCCGTGATCGCGCGGTGCTTGAGCACCGTCTTCTCGATTCCCTCAACGAGCGCGGGATCAGGCGGCTGCCCAAGGAGCGGCTGCAGCGTGTCGCGCGCTGCCTCCCAGCCACTGTGCAGAATGAAGAGCGCGACGAGAACGCCCGCCCAGCCGTCGATATCGATTCCCGTCGCATAATGGAACGCGAGGCTGGCGACGACGACGACGGTCGCGATGCAGTCGTTCAGACTGTCCGCCGCCGCCGCACGGATCGCCGCTGAATCGATGCGCTCGCCGATCGTCTTGTTGAAGCGACCGAGCCAGAGCTGCAGCGCGATGGACGCCGTGAGGATCACGAGCATCGAAACGCTCACCTCGGGCGGTTCGGGCGCGAGGATCTTCTCTACGGAAGCTTCCAATAGCTTAAAGCCGATCAGAAGGATCAGCCCCGCGATACAGAAGCCTGCAATGTACTCGACCCTGCCGTGCCCAAAGGGATGCTCGGCATCCGCCGGCTTCGCCGCGAGACGAAAGCCCAGGAGCGTCGCAATGGACGCCGCTGCATCAGCGAGGTTGTGCACGGCGTCGGCGACGACGGAGACGGCACCACTCATGAGACCGAGCGCAAGTTTGATGGCACTGAGGAGGAAATTGACTGCTATGCCGACGCGGCCGCTCAGATTCCCGTAGGCAAAGCGCACCTCGGGCAATGCCGTCTTGTCATGGTTCTTGACGAAACGGCGGAAAAGAACTTCGTACATGCCGCTTTATGCCTCCGCGAGAAACGCGGCGTACCCTTTCTTCACTTCGTAGACGTCAACCTTGCTCGTGACTTCCCACGGCGCATGCATTGAGAGCACCGCGACGCCGCTGTCGATGACCTGCATGCCGTAGAGCGCCATGATGTAGGCGATCGTGCCGCCGCCGCCGAGATCGACCTTGCCGAGTTCGGCGGACTGGTAGCGCACGCCGCGCGCATCGAGCATGGCGCGAAGTTCGCCCAGATATTCGGCATTCGCGTCGTTCGAGCCGGACTTGCCGCGCGAACCCGTAAACTTATTGAAGACCATGCCGCGCCCGAGGTAGGCGACGTTGCGCTTGTCGAAGGCCTCGGCGTAGAGCGCGTCATAGCCCGAGGAAACGTCGGACGAGAGCATCTTGGACGAGGCGAGC of the Selenomonas sputigena genome contains:
- a CDS encoding menaquinone biosynthesis decarboxylase, which codes for MAFKDLREFIEELESRGLLRRIKTEVDAELEITEITDRVSKMEGEKNVALLFENVKGYDMPVLMNAFGSMERMSIALGVESLDEIADDLRDFMRLPKISLANKMDLVTLIPKMRKAVNFPKYVKKAPCQEVVEMDNPSLDILPILKCWPEDGGPFITLPLVFTKNPETGKRNVGMYRLQKYDKNTTGMHWHIHKNGAENFRAAQEQGKDRIEVAVAIGTDPVLTYAATAPLPRDIDEMVFAGFLRHKSVELVKCKTVDIEVPATSEIVLEGYVLESERRREGPFGDHTGYYSLADDYPVFHITCITHRKNPIYPATIVGKPPMEDCFLAKATERIFLPLLQQMVPEIVDINMPLEGVFHDCCVVSIKKTYPMQARRVMHAIWGMGQMMFCKMIIVVDAHVNVQDMKEVWWRVFNNIDAKYDLEMVEGPLDVLDHSSPMAKWGTKLGIDATKSWPEEGHTREWPDEIVMTDEVKARVDAKWRELGLG
- the deoD gene encoding purine-nucleoside phosphorylase, translating into MPTPHNSAEVGDIAERILLPGDPLRAKYIAENFLTDAKEYSHVRNVLGYTGSYKGTPVSVQGTGMGMPSIAIYVHELINVYGVKKLIRVGSCGALAKDLHIRDVVIAQGTTTDSSMPKNIFGTSVNFAPLADFSLLESAVHHAREKHLPVRVGNVLSQDRFYDDEIDFAKLLSYGVLAAEMETAALYLIAAKFDVQALGIFTVSDHITCDEARATPEERERSFNDMIELALESILKE
- a CDS encoding twin-arginine translocase TatA/TatE family subunit, which produces MLSLYELGAIILVALIIFGPRKLPEIGKALGRSVKEFKEGKDEGEKSTVDVTPESSTLAKKDEKSEK
- a CDS encoding RrF2 family transcriptional regulator is translated as MKISTRGRYALRLMMDIAMNGQNEPVRIKDIARRQEISEKYLEQIVSVLNKAGFVKSSRGPQGGYRLMRSPQEYTAGSILHLIEGSLAPVACMDMEENDCPRHERCATLLLWQKLHEAMKDVIDHVSLADLIEKQRELDEKID
- a CDS encoding 4-hydroxybenzoate octaprenyltransferase; the protein is MAKLGAHINNIALHHIVFALPFAYMSAFLAAGGMPPVMDLVWITVAIAGARSAALALDNLADLKYDKKQPRLASRAMVRGDLKPREAKLSIVFYLIVCILAVAQLRPICLWLLPVAVVPFLIYPYTKRFTFLCHLVLGIAIAMAPAGSWVAVAGEIPLPAVVLCVAVALWIGAFDAVYGSQDEAFDRSEGLHSLATQFTAHGALVICRFVHAASIACFYGLGILMGLQWPYFIGVGVAAGTLVYQHRIVSADDYSRVTQRYFMRNGIVSIAMLIFTVASLYV
- a CDS encoding polyprenyl synthetase family protein, yielding MFIHSMFLLIKKDLALLEEELLQAVVSPVDRITEIGTHLVKSGGKRLRPALFLLAARSSKDFDAKKMMPLAVALELIHMASLVHDDVLDHADTRRGAVTANAMWGNQQAILSGDYFFARAFLLIVENGFGERVSRRIAQLIMDLSSGEIIQNKELYRASRDVEEYYERIAKKTANFLAICCELGAIATNLGAEAERGLHAYGKYVGMAFQITDDLLDLTSNEKKIGKPAGNDIHEGIVTLPVIRALEVSSEREELLSIVTNPSMTREDVERALAIVRASDGIEYARAKVREFLIEAKEALPAVLPDKVRDTFCKAADYIAKRES
- the tatC gene encoding twin-arginine translocase subunit TatC codes for the protein MTYEKHEQPQGLNDGQAGHEPPMQQPPESPMQQLSEPREQAGQQAPEERRDGSMSIIAHLEELRKRLIYSIAAVAVGSGVAYFYIDEIMRCLTAPAGKLYYMQPAEAFFTYLKIAVFGGFLLALPVIFYEIWRFILPALTVRERKALLLIVPLSVVLFVVGIAFSFTLVLPAAIRFFIGFGTDNLEPLFSLGKYLDFVLAFILPFGCIFELPLIIVVLAKLGFVGSAFLWKQQRIVVFLSFVIGAVISPTPDVFSQTMIAVPMILLYEISYVIVRFVLRK
- a CDS encoding cation diffusion facilitator family transporter — translated: MYEVLFRRFVKNHDKTALPEVRFAYGNLSGRVGIAVNFLLSAIKLALGLMSGAVSVVADAVHNLADAAASIATLLGFRLAAKPADAEHPFGHGRVEYIAGFCIAGLILLIGFKLLEASVEKILAPEPPEVSVSMLVILTASIALQLWLGRFNKTIGERIDSAAIRAAAADSLNDCIATVVVVASLAFHYATGIDIDGWAGVLVALFILHSGWEAARDTLQPLLGQPPDPALVEGIEKTVLKHRAITGVHDIIIHDYGPGRIFASVHAEVPASMDFLKAHEIIDGVEELLRRKYHIIVTVHMDPVVTDDPEVERARAEVEAIMRENKLGESIHDFRMTTAKGGGKKLIFDVEVAPACKMTNEDVRFFLTREIEERHPIYHPVIRVDRFFC
- the tatA gene encoding twin-arginine translocase TatA/TatE family subunit, producing MFNLGFPELILILIIALVVFGPGKLPEIGRAVGKGLSEFKKATNNLMSDVNKPIESAAPPSVQQPPMQTIAEPPAGQQPLAPEPVNGAQTTAAEGDAAKKQESEGR